Proteins co-encoded in one Marmota flaviventris isolate mMarFla1 chromosome 9, mMarFla1.hap1, whole genome shotgun sequence genomic window:
- the Scyl1 gene encoding N-terminal kinase-like protein isoform X5, giving the protein MWFFARDPVRDFPFELSPEAPEGSPPGPWVLHRGRKKATGSLVSIFVYDVKPGAEEQTQVAKAAFKRLKTLRHPNILAYIDGLETEKCLHVVTEAVTPLGMYLKARVDAGGLKEQELSWGLHQIVKALSFLVNDCNLIHNNVCMAAVFVDRAGEWKLGGLDYMYSAQGNGGGPPRKGIPELEQYDPPELTDNSGRAVREKWSADMWRLGCLIWEVFNGPLPRAAALRNPGKIPKSLVPHYCELVGANPKVRPNPARFLQNCQAPGGFMNNRFVETNLFLEEIQIKEPAEKQKFFQELSKSLDSFPEDFCRHKVLPQLLTAFEFGNAGAVVLTPLFKVGKFLSAEEYQQKIIPVVVKMFSSTDRAMRIRLLQQMEQFIQYLDEPTVNTQIFPHVVHGFLDTNPAIREQTVKSMLLLAPKLNEANLNVELMKHFARLQAKDEQGPIRCNTTVCLGKIGSYLSASTRHRVLTSAFSRATKDPFAPSRVAGVLGFAATHNFYSMNDCAHKILPVLCGLTVDPEKSVRDQAFKAIRSFLSKLESVSEDPTQLAEVEKDVHAASSPGMGGAAASWAGWAVTGVSSLTSKLIRAHPMATQAETNVPQRPMPEGHPAPAPTPLSATSTTSDRWETQEDKDTTEDSSTADRWDDEDWGSLEQEAESVLAQQDDWSTRGQASIAGQVSPPEHKSPESDWSNWEAEGSWEQGWQEPSSPEPPPEGTRLASEYNWGGPESNDKGDPFAALSVRSSTQGRSRPSWHGKSVRTGGGRWRPNAQRRRQPRAP; this is encoded by the exons ATGTGGTTCTTTGCCCGGGACCCGGTCCGGGACTTTCCGTTTGAGCTCAGCCCGGAGGCTCCTGAAGGCAGCCCGCCCGGACCCTGGGTCCTGCACCGCGGCCGCAAAAAG GCCACAGGCAGCCTGGTGTCCATATTCGTGTACGACGTGAAGCCTGGCGCCGAAGAGCAGACCCAGGTGGCCAAAGCTGCCTTCAAGCGCCTCAAAACTCTCCGGCACCCCAACATCCTGGCCTATATCGATGGGCTGGAG ACAGAAAAGTGCCTCCATGTAGTGACAGAGGCTGTGACCCCACTGGGAATGTACCTCAAGGCTCGAGTGGATGCTGGTGGCCTGAAGGAGCAGGAGTTGTCCTGGGGGCTACACCAGATAGTGAAAGCCCTCAGCTTCTTGGTCAACGACTGCAATCTTATCCACAATAACGTCTGTATGGCTGCTGTGTTTGTGGACCGAGCTGGCGAGTGGAAACTTGGGGGCCTGGATTACATGTACTCAGCCCAGGGCAATGGTGGGGGACCACCCCGCAAGGGGATCCCTGAACTTGAGCAGTATGACCCCCCGGAATTGACTGACAACAGCGGCAGAGCGGTCAGAGAGAAGTG GTCAGCAGACATGTGGCGCTTGGGCTGCCTCATCTGGGAAGTCTTCAATGGGCCCCTACCTCGGGCGGCTGCCCTTCGCAATCCTGGGAAG ATCCCCAAATCCCTGGTGCCCCATTACTGCGAACTGGTGGGAGCCAACCCTAAGGTGCGTCCCAACCCAGCCCGCTTTCTGCAGAACTGCCAGGCACCTGGTGGTTTCATGAACAACCGTTTTGTGGAGACCAACCTCTTCTTGGAAGAGATTCAG ATCAAAGAGCCGGCCGAGAAGCAAAAATTCTTCCAAGAGTTGAGCAAGAGCCTGGACTCATTCCCTGAGGATTTCTGTCGGCACAAGGTGCTGCCTCAGCTGCTGACTGCCTTCGAGTTTGGCAACGCTGGGGCTGTGGTCCTCACACCCCTCTTCAAG GTGGGCAAGTTCCTCAGTGCTGAGGAGTATCAGCAGAAGATCATTCCTGTGGTGGTCAAGATGTTCTCATCCACCGACCGCGCCATGCGCATCCGCCTCCTGCAGCAG ATGGAGCAGTTTATCCAATACCTTGATGAGCCGACAGTCAACACCCAGATCTTTCCCCATGTTGTACATGGCTTTCTGGATACCAACCCTGCCATCCGGGAGCAGACAGTCAAG TCCATGCTGCTCCTGGCCCCAAAGCTAAATGAAGCCAACCTCAACGTGGAGCTCATGAAGCACTTTGCCCGGCTGCAGGCCAAGGATGAACAGGGCCCAATCCGCTGCAACACCACAGTCTGCCTGGGAAAAATTGGCTCCTACCTCAGTGCCAGT ACCAGACACAGAGTCCTCACCTCCGCCTTCAGCCGGGCCACCAAGGACCCATTTGCACCATCCCGGGTTGCGGGTGTTTTGGGCTTTGCTGCCACTCACAACTTCTACTCAATGAACGACTGTGCCCACAAGATCCTGCCTGTACTGTGTGGCCTCACTGTGGACCCTGAAAAATCTGTGCGGGACCAG GCCTTCAAGGCCATTCGAAGCTTCCTGTCCAAACTGGAGTCTGTGTCTGAGGATCCCACCCAGTTGGCAGAAGTAG AGAAGGATGTCCATGCAGCTTCCAGCCCTGGGATGGGAGGAGCTGCAGCCAGCTGGGCAGGCTGGGCTGTGACTGGAGTCTCCTCACTTACCTCTAAATTGATCCGTGCACACCCCATGGCTACACAGGCTGAGACCAATGTGCCCCAGAGACCAATGCCTGAGG GAcatcctgccccagcccccacacCTCTCTCTGCCACCTCTACAACCTCAGACCGCTGGGAGACACAGGAGGACAAGGACACAACAGAGGATAGCAGTACTGCTGACAGATGGGATGATGAGGACTGGGGAAGCTTGGAG CAGGAGGCTGAGTCTGTGTTGGCCCAGCAGGATGACTGGAGTACCAGGGGCCAAGCAAGCATAGCTGGACAG GTCAGCCCCCCAGAACACAAATCTCCTGAGTCAGACTGGAGCAACTGGGAAGCTGAAGGCTCCTGGGAGCAGGGCTGGCAGGAACCCAGCTCCCCAGAGCCACCCCCTGAAGGCACAAGATTGGCCAGCGAGTATAACTGGGGTGGCCCAGAGTCCAACGACAAGGGTGACCCCTTTGCTGCCCTGTCTGTGCGTTCTAGCACCCAG GGCAGGTCAAGGCCGAGCTGGCACGGAAAAAGCGTGAGGACCGGCGGAGGGAGATGGAGGCCAAACGCGCAGAGAAGAAGGCAGCCAAGGGCCCCATGA
- the Scyl1 gene encoding N-terminal kinase-like protein isoform X3, whose protein sequence is MWFFARDPVRDFPFELSPEAPEGSPPGPWVLHRGRKKATGSLVSIFVYDVKPGAEEQTQVAKAAFKRLKTLRHPNILAYIDGLETEKCLHVVTEAVTPLGMYLKARVDAGGLKEQELSWGLHQIVKALSFLVNDCNLIHNNVCMAAVFVDRAGEWKLGGLDYMYSAQGNGGGPPRKGIPELEQYDPPELTDNSGRAVREKWSADMWRLGCLIWEVFNGPLPRAAALRNPGKIPKSLVPHYCELVGANPKVRPNPARFLQNCQAPGGFMNNRFVETNLFLEEIQIKEPAEKQKFFQELSKSLDSFPEDFCRHKVLPQLLTAFEFGNAGAVVLTPLFKVGKFLSAEEYQQKIIPVVVKMFSSTDRAMRIRLLQQMEQFIQYLDEPTVNTQIFPHVVHGFLDTNPAIREQTVKSMLLLAPKLNEANLNVELMKHFARLQAKDEQGPIRCNTTVCLGKIGSYLSASTRHRVLTSAFSRATKDPFAPSRVAGVLGFAATHNFYSMNDCAHKILPVLCGLTVDPEKSVRDQAFKAIRSFLSKLESVSEDPTQLAEVEKDVHAASSPGMGGAAASWAGWAVTGVSSLTSKLIRAHPMATQAETNVPQRPMPEGHPAPAPTPLSATSTTSDRWETQEDKDTTEDSSTADRWDDEDWGSLEQEAESVLAQQDDWSTRGQASIAGQVSWTGATGKLKAPGSRAGRNPAPQSHPLKAQDWPASITGVAQSPTTRVTPLLPCLCVLAPSPGQNRTHGVRTTGRAWRLRAGRSRPSWHGKSVRTGGGRWRPNAQRRRQPRAP, encoded by the exons ATGTGGTTCTTTGCCCGGGACCCGGTCCGGGACTTTCCGTTTGAGCTCAGCCCGGAGGCTCCTGAAGGCAGCCCGCCCGGACCCTGGGTCCTGCACCGCGGCCGCAAAAAG GCCACAGGCAGCCTGGTGTCCATATTCGTGTACGACGTGAAGCCTGGCGCCGAAGAGCAGACCCAGGTGGCCAAAGCTGCCTTCAAGCGCCTCAAAACTCTCCGGCACCCCAACATCCTGGCCTATATCGATGGGCTGGAG ACAGAAAAGTGCCTCCATGTAGTGACAGAGGCTGTGACCCCACTGGGAATGTACCTCAAGGCTCGAGTGGATGCTGGTGGCCTGAAGGAGCAGGAGTTGTCCTGGGGGCTACACCAGATAGTGAAAGCCCTCAGCTTCTTGGTCAACGACTGCAATCTTATCCACAATAACGTCTGTATGGCTGCTGTGTTTGTGGACCGAGCTGGCGAGTGGAAACTTGGGGGCCTGGATTACATGTACTCAGCCCAGGGCAATGGTGGGGGACCACCCCGCAAGGGGATCCCTGAACTTGAGCAGTATGACCCCCCGGAATTGACTGACAACAGCGGCAGAGCGGTCAGAGAGAAGTG GTCAGCAGACATGTGGCGCTTGGGCTGCCTCATCTGGGAAGTCTTCAATGGGCCCCTACCTCGGGCGGCTGCCCTTCGCAATCCTGGGAAG ATCCCCAAATCCCTGGTGCCCCATTACTGCGAACTGGTGGGAGCCAACCCTAAGGTGCGTCCCAACCCAGCCCGCTTTCTGCAGAACTGCCAGGCACCTGGTGGTTTCATGAACAACCGTTTTGTGGAGACCAACCTCTTCTTGGAAGAGATTCAG ATCAAAGAGCCGGCCGAGAAGCAAAAATTCTTCCAAGAGTTGAGCAAGAGCCTGGACTCATTCCCTGAGGATTTCTGTCGGCACAAGGTGCTGCCTCAGCTGCTGACTGCCTTCGAGTTTGGCAACGCTGGGGCTGTGGTCCTCACACCCCTCTTCAAG GTGGGCAAGTTCCTCAGTGCTGAGGAGTATCAGCAGAAGATCATTCCTGTGGTGGTCAAGATGTTCTCATCCACCGACCGCGCCATGCGCATCCGCCTCCTGCAGCAG ATGGAGCAGTTTATCCAATACCTTGATGAGCCGACAGTCAACACCCAGATCTTTCCCCATGTTGTACATGGCTTTCTGGATACCAACCCTGCCATCCGGGAGCAGACAGTCAAG TCCATGCTGCTCCTGGCCCCAAAGCTAAATGAAGCCAACCTCAACGTGGAGCTCATGAAGCACTTTGCCCGGCTGCAGGCCAAGGATGAACAGGGCCCAATCCGCTGCAACACCACAGTCTGCCTGGGAAAAATTGGCTCCTACCTCAGTGCCAGT ACCAGACACAGAGTCCTCACCTCCGCCTTCAGCCGGGCCACCAAGGACCCATTTGCACCATCCCGGGTTGCGGGTGTTTTGGGCTTTGCTGCCACTCACAACTTCTACTCAATGAACGACTGTGCCCACAAGATCCTGCCTGTACTGTGTGGCCTCACTGTGGACCCTGAAAAATCTGTGCGGGACCAG GCCTTCAAGGCCATTCGAAGCTTCCTGTCCAAACTGGAGTCTGTGTCTGAGGATCCCACCCAGTTGGCAGAAGTAG AGAAGGATGTCCATGCAGCTTCCAGCCCTGGGATGGGAGGAGCTGCAGCCAGCTGGGCAGGCTGGGCTGTGACTGGAGTCTCCTCACTTACCTCTAAATTGATCCGTGCACACCCCATGGCTACACAGGCTGAGACCAATGTGCCCCAGAGACCAATGCCTGAGG GAcatcctgccccagcccccacacCTCTCTCTGCCACCTCTACAACCTCAGACCGCTGGGAGACACAGGAGGACAAGGACACAACAGAGGATAGCAGTACTGCTGACAGATGGGATGATGAGGACTGGGGAAGCTTGGAG CAGGAGGCTGAGTCTGTGTTGGCCCAGCAGGATGACTGGAGTACCAGGGGCCAAGCAAGCATAGCTGGACAGGTGAGCTGG ACTGGAGCAACTGGGAAGCTGAAGGCTCCTGGGAGCAGGGCTGGCAGGAACCCAGCTCCCCAGAGCCACCCCCTGAAGGCACAAGATTGGCCAGCGAGTATAACTGGGGTGGCCCAGAGTCCAACGACAAGGGTGACCCCTTTGCTGCCCTGTCTGTGCGTTCTAGCACCCAG CCCAGGCCAGAATCGGACTCATGGGGTGAGGACAACTGGGAGGGCCTGGAGACTGAGAGCC GGCAGGTCAAGGCCGAGCTGGCACGGAAAAAGCGTGAGGACCGGCGGAGGGAGATGGAGGCCAAACGCGCAGAGAAGAAGGCAGCCAAGGGCCCCATGA